A single genomic interval of Pyrobaculum arsenaticum DSM 13514 harbors:
- a CDS encoding intein-containing adenosylcobalamin-dependent ribonucleoside-diphosphate reductase, with the protein MSVNKLDGRVEPFSMEKLKISIAKAGADVGVDTNVDVSLEVKKEVVWSWELADMVQLELLKRAIDRPELALVAQSHLLGRVYKEAFGKDFLKTKVGYGERAAARFKSLVDAGLLKREALEFLSKFEPRPEFDRSLSYNALRLFTNGNYALRDQNFRLAETPSMAAWRVATAVARELERARLYYDYITKLKIVPASPFWFNAWTKKEMFASCFTLEVEDCLSSITHPGRYCIYDALAYSGIIQQLGGGVGYDFSLLRPEGDVVRGSVGVASGPISFMRLFDTNVDVIKQGGKRRGAQMGTLHVWHPDIRKFIKAKTGELKDAHLQNFNISVFADDTFMEKALGIDQNPKYKLINPRAFVEKTGTKPVEYVDEREVAIPEEAVWGEINAKELFKEIAHGAWDSGDPGMIFKSNLNASNPLLGVEIEVAGYKFRYVWRSVNPCVTGDTRVLTRDGYLKISEVYKRAKERGELFLISEGVEKDGDPKGYAVHVVVPLLQVKTDGRTEQVAQLVKSGVLKVGTKDVYLVATKEGFEIKATGDHKLLVVNSLGEYEWRRVDELRPGDKLVVSMVDISRADIGEDTMPASVAYLLGRVVGDGSIIVDKHNRPHIYVYFSKEELEEALALIDMLKAEFGSDISYTLSEKRTEIALEISGTVARAITSMVPELIHLKRDKLVPEVIFESKPGIIRWFLRGLFDADGTIDRDYAIRLTSTSKRLLREVQQLLLLFGIYSVIYKRRRKGGVFKYVTKSGEERVYKSSEVYYELVIKNESRCRFMEKIGLSPRKSAKISLKKCKREKPFATVASVEYIGKEVVYDFGVPDYHRYIAEGIVSHNCAETVQNPFEVCNLTHINLVKFVKDNCGGGSFEEKLGCIDWDGLAQAARVGTRFLDDAIDRSKTGIEVIDEMNAATRKNGLGIMGFAELLIKLGVPYASWEAVELINRIMGWIYVNALDESAELAREKGPFKFFHKSIYARGEIPVLKFQDHVWSRWERIKRVYPRELQEAGDKLRDITMRTRQWLGPYLDKLSEKVRGGVRNSVVLSIAPTGRTSILAGTTSGVEPVFALAFLRNVTVGTLVEYYEPGIELLKSRGLWTPQVRKVVEETGMLRDAPVPEDVKHLLATAMEIGWLWHVLMQASAQQWVDQGISKTINMPANAPEEDVYWAFAFAWAVGVKGITVYRDKSKSVQVIYTGLKQEIKKKLADTKIVVKPLALGASIDEAANEAKLKALEEGKDPYCKTGDCG; encoded by the coding sequence TAGACGCCGGCTTGTTGAAGAGGGAGGCGCTGGAGTTCCTCTCCAAGTTTGAGCCTAGGCCTGAGTTCGACCGCTCTCTCAGCTACAACGCCCTTAGGCTCTTCACCAACGGTAACTACGCCCTTAGAGACCAGAACTTCAGGCTGGCGGAGACGCCGTCTATGGCGGCTTGGCGCGTTGCTACGGCCGTGGCCAGGGAGCTGGAGAGGGCTAGGCTGTACTACGACTACATCACCAAGCTGAAGATAGTGCCGGCCTCGCCCTTCTGGTTCAACGCCTGGACGAAGAAGGAGATGTTCGCCTCCTGCTTCACGCTGGAGGTGGAGGACTGCCTCTCCTCCATCACCCACCCCGGGAGATACTGCATATACGACGCCCTCGCCTACTCAGGAATAATCCAACAGCTGGGAGGCGGCGTCGGCTACGACTTCTCGCTGTTGCGCCCAGAGGGAGACGTAGTGAGGGGCTCAGTCGGCGTCGCCTCTGGCCCCATAAGCTTCATGCGGCTGTTCGACACGAACGTTGACGTAATTAAGCAAGGCGGTAAGAGGAGGGGCGCCCAGATGGGAACCCTCCACGTGTGGCACCCCGACATCCGCAAGTTCATCAAGGCTAAGACCGGCGAGCTTAAAGACGCCCACCTCCAGAACTTCAACATATCGGTATTCGCAGACGACACCTTTATGGAAAAGGCGCTAGGAATAGACCAGAACCCCAAGTACAAGCTGATAAACCCGAGAGCGTTTGTCGAAAAAACGGGGACCAAACCAGTTGAGTATGTAGACGAGAGGGAAGTCGCCATCCCCGAGGAGGCGGTTTGGGGCGAGATAAATGCCAAGGAGCTGTTCAAGGAGATCGCCCACGGTGCCTGGGACTCTGGCGATCCCGGAATGATATTTAAGTCAAACCTAAACGCCTCTAACCCGCTCCTAGGCGTTGAGATTGAAGTCGCTGGATACAAATTTAGATACGTCTGGAGGTCTGTAAACCCATGCGTCACTGGCGACACCAGGGTGTTGACTAGGGATGGCTATCTGAAGATATCTGAGGTGTACAAGAGGGCAAAGGAGAGGGGTGAGTTGTTCTTGATTTCAGAAGGCGTTGAGAAAGACGGCGATCCCAAGGGATACGCCGTACACGTCGTGGTGCCCTTGCTACAAGTAAAGACAGACGGCAGAACCGAACAGGTGGCCCAGCTGGTGAAGTCGGGAGTTCTTAAGGTGGGCACAAAGGATGTCTACTTGGTGGCCACTAAGGAGGGCTTCGAGATAAAGGCTACGGGCGACCACAAGCTCCTCGTGGTGAACTCTCTAGGGGAATATGAGTGGAGGCGTGTAGACGAGCTGAGGCCAGGCGACAAGCTAGTTGTGTCGATGGTGGATATCAGCAGAGCGGATATAGGCGAGGACACAATGCCGGCCAGCGTCGCATATCTCCTGGGCAGAGTTGTGGGAGACGGCTCTATCATTGTGGACAAACACAACAGGCCGCATATATACGTGTACTTTAGCAAAGAGGAGTTAGAGGAGGCGTTGGCTCTAATTGATATGCTGAAAGCGGAGTTTGGATCCGACATTTCCTATACGCTGAGCGAAAAGCGTACTGAAATCGCGCTGGAGATCTCAGGAACGGTAGCCCGCGCGATCACCTCTATGGTTCCGGAGCTGATTCACTTGAAGAGAGACAAGCTGGTTCCCGAGGTAATATTCGAAAGCAAGCCGGGGATTATCAGATGGTTCCTCCGCGGCCTCTTCGACGCCGATGGCACAATTGACAGAGACTATGCAATAAGGCTCACCTCAACGTCGAAGAGACTGCTCCGGGAAGTGCAACAGCTCCTCCTCCTGTTCGGCATATACTCCGTCATTTACAAGCGGAGGAGAAAGGGCGGGGTGTTCAAGTACGTAACAAAGTCCGGCGAAGAGAGGGTGTACAAGAGCTCTGAAGTGTACTACGAGCTGGTAATCAAGAACGAGTCTAGGTGCAGGTTTATGGAGAAGATAGGCCTCTCGCCGCGCAAATCCGCTAAGATCAGCTTGAAGAAGTGCAAGAGGGAGAAGCCTTTTGCCACCGTGGCTAGTGTCGAGTACATCGGCAAAGAGGTGGTGTACGACTTCGGCGTTCCTGACTACCACAGGTACATCGCTGAGGGAATTGTAAGCCACAATTGCGCTGAGACTGTGCAAAATCCATTTGAGGTATGTAACCTTACGCACATTAACTTAGTAAAGTTCGTTAAGGACAACTGTGGCGGCGGATCGTTTGAGGAGAAGCTGGGGTGTATAGACTGGGATGGTTTAGCCCAGGCGGCTAGGGTTGGGACCAGGTTCTTAGACGATGCCATTGACAGGAGCAAGACGGGGATAGAAGTCATTGACGAGATGAACGCAGCGACGCGCAAGAACGGCCTCGGCATCATGGGCTTTGCCGAGTTGTTGATAAAGCTAGGTGTGCCCTACGCCTCTTGGGAGGCGGTGGAGCTGATAAACCGCATCATGGGCTGGATATATGTAAACGCCCTGGACGAATCCGCCGAGCTGGCCAGGGAGAAAGGGCCGTTCAAGTTCTTCCACAAGTCCATATACGCCAGGGGCGAGATACCTGTCCTCAAGTTCCAAGACCACGTCTGGTCGCGCTGGGAGAGGATCAAGCGGGTGTATCCGCGCGAGTTGCAGGAGGCCGGGGACAAGCTGAGGGACATCACCATGAGGACGAGGCAGTGGCTGGGGCCCTATCTCGACAAGCTTTCTGAGAAGGTGAGGGGCGGGGTTAGGAACTCGGTGGTGCTCTCCATTGCCCCGACTGGCCGCACCAGCATACTGGCGGGCACCACCAGCGGGGTTGAGCCCGTATTCGCCTTGGCCTTTCTACGCAACGTCACTGTGGGGACGCTTGTGGAGTACTACGAGCCGGGGATCGAGTTGTTGAAGTCGCGCGGGTTGTGGACGCCGCAGGTGAGGAAGGTGGTGGAGGAGACGGGCATGCTGAGAGACGCCCCGGTGCCGGAGGACGTGAAGCACTTGCTGGCCACGGCGATGGAGATCGGCTGGCTGTGGCACGTGTTGATGCAGGCAAGCGCCCAGCAGTGGGTAGACCAAGGCATCTCCAAGACGATAAACATGCCAGCCAACGCCCCGGAGGAGGACGTATACTGGGCCTTCGCCTTCGCGTGGGCGGTCGGCGTGAAGGGCATAACTGTGTACCGCGACAAGTCAAAATCTGTCCAGGTGATATACACCGGCTTGAAGCAGGAGATAAAGAAGAAGCTGGCCGATACAAAGATCGTCGTGAAGCCCCTCGCCCTAGGAGCCTCCATAGACGAGGCGGCTAACGAGGCCAAGCTCAAGGCGCTGGAGGAGGGAAAAGACCCCTACTGCAAAACTGGCGATTGCGGATAG